The Penicillium digitatum chromosome 6, complete sequence genome contains the following window.
CAAGCTGAAGAACCCACCATTGCCAACCTGATCAAGCTCGGCAAGCGCCAGGATAATGTGACTGCTAGCCCTGAGGCAACCTCGGCCTTGGTTCCTTCTGTGACCACGACCAACGCCGAATCAACCGCTGAGCCCGTTACCACCTCAGCTGCTGAGACCAGTCAGACCAGCGAGGCTACCTCGGAGTCTAGCACTGAGCTGACCACCAGCGCTCAGCCAACTGTCACTCCAGCTAGCTCTACCAGTGAGACCAGCACCAGTGCGACTAGCACCACTGAGACCAGCACCAGTGAGACCAGCACCAGTGAGACCAGCACCAGTGAGACCAGCACCAGTGAGACTAGCACCAGTGAGACTAGCACCGGCTCTGCCAGTCCTACCAGCTCTGTATCTGTCCCCACTGTGACCTCCACGGTCTCGACTCAGACCACTGATCAGCCGACCACTTCCACTACTGCGACCTCGAATGCCCAGACGACTCAAACTGAGACCACCAGTGTTCTTTCGACTCTGTCGACTGCCCGAAGCACTTCGTCCAGCTCGTCTAGTTCAACTACCAGCCAGCAGTCAACTACCTCTGCCCATACCACCGAGCACACCACTGAGCATACTACTGAGCACACCACTGAACACACCACTAAGCATACCACTGAGCACACCACTGAACACACCACTGAACACACCAGCCTGAGCACTTCTACCTTCAAGAGCACGACCACCATGCCCGATGGCAAGATGAGCACCATCACCTCTATCATAGTGATTACCCCAACGGCAACAGAGAAAGCCCCGGCTGCCACCACGGCTGGCAAGCCCGGTCTGCAGACCAATGCTGCCGCGCTGCCTACTGGTCTGGCCCGTGAGGTTTTTGCCATGGTCGGTGGCGCCGTCGTGGTCGCACTGGCTCTGTAATGGACGATTAGTTTTGCCGTATCGCCTGCTTGCATTTTAATATTTTTGAACGGCGTTTTTTTAGCACATCGCATTGGCTCTACATTTTCATGACATTTGTCATTGTACTATCTTTTCGCACGACCCGTGATGACCTACTCATGTCTCCCCTCATCTATTGGGCGTTCAATAGCTTTATCCGCCTCAATTGGCCTTTGGTTTCTCGCGTTTCAACAGCGGCCTCGAACATTTGCAGCGCGAAGCATACGCTAATATTTTCTATGAGTACTTTTAGTTCAAGTTTAATCTTCGCTGAAGATAATGCAAAATGGGTGCTCCATTATCAAATTCATTAGCTTATAGACAGTAAAGATTAGTTGGTTCGTAGATATAGTAGGTGCAAGGCAATCCGAGATGATCGGAATGTGCATGGCGGCATGTGTAGTCCGAATGTGTCAGTTGGTCCCGAGAAACCACGTCACCGTCTCGGGTTCCGAGGTTCCTCCCACCGCTGCTCCTCAGTCAAGTACCGCACAAGACTTTCATAACCAGCTATATCCCCCTTGCGCAGTAGAACCGATATCTCAACATTCAGGGGCGAATCCGGATTTGGATCCGTCAACAACTGCTGAATAGCCCGGAGTGTGGTCTCGAGATTCCCAGCCGGAGTCCAGTGCTCAGAGGTCAAGACCGAGAGACAAATCTTGCCCTCGTTGAAGTCGATGTTCGGGTGCAAGATCTTATTCGTGAAGATAATAGTCGGCGGCGCAAAAGGGTACTTTGGCGGGATTTCAATGCTGAGGTGCCAAAGCCCACCTGTTGTCACGTTAGATTGACTGACATAACCGCAGCTGGGTATTTTGGCCTTCGTGGATTTAGTGGCCTTACCCTCGTACGCTGATCCAGCCGGACCCTTCAGTACAGCTTCCCAGTGTAGTAGGTCCTCGTCATTGACGGGACGTAGGAAGAGGAATGTTTCATTCTCGACATTGTCATAAGCTCTTATCTCGTCTCCGAGCCGCTTCATTGCTCTAGCGAGCTCTTTTCGAGATGCCATTAGGAAGGTAGTAGACTGTGTGTTAGATGTGTGGTTCGCCCCCCTCACGGAATTGGGAAAGTCGGTCGGCACTGCGATCGCCGAGGGGAAGTTCCACCCAACCCACCCATGGATTGATCATCCGACCATTCTCACGTGAAACAGCTCTCTCGCCTAACAGTTTTCTGTCTTCGGCTTAATCTCTGTTAATTCGCTATGCGCACTTCTCGCACTTCCAGAGACACCGCGAAGGTGGTGCAGGCTCTCTCACCCCCTATCCGGCGACAAACGCGCAACTCTAACTTGAGCGATTTGAAAAGCTTCGTCTACAACCCAAAGGCGACTCCAAACATCACGATAGAGCCAGAAAATGTCTCGGTGACACTCAGTCTGTCTGCCATCAAAAGTGACGATGAATCATCTTTCTCCGACCTCTCTGAAGCAGACACGGCGGATATCGAAGACCTCCTTGCACCGCCATCGAAACGCCAAAAGCGCAACGCGAGCCCCATAAACCGACGAGCCCCTCGCGTACCCCGAAAAGCCATAGTCAAAAAGGAGCCCGACCAGAAACCAACCCCAGCACCTAAACAAAGACGACTCCCGGCCCGAACAACCCGCGGCATCGACGGCTCGGTCAAGGTCGAGCCCCCTTCCAACTGGGAGACGATGTACGAGATCGTAAAAAAGATGAGGGCAGCCAACCCGACCGCCCCGGTAGATACAATGGGCTGTGCAGAGCTATACTGGCGCGCCTCATCACCAATAGATCGCCGATTCCAGACTCTTATCGCATTGATGCTTTCATCCCAGACGAAAGACACAGTCACAGCAGTAGCGATGCAACGCCTTCACACCGAGCTCGGGGATGCTACCCCTCCAGCTCAAGATATCACAATCAAACAAGAGGACGACGATTCAAACCCCACCGACAGCACCCTCAACTTGTCCAACATCCTCGCCGTGGACCCAACGCGATTAAACGAACTAATTCGAACAGTCGGCTTCCACAACAACAAAACAAAATACATCAAAGCCGCGGCGCTGATCCTACGAGACCAGCACAACGGGGATATCCCCTCGACTCCAGAAGGCCTCATGGCGCTTCCCGGTGTCGGACCCAAAATGGCCTACCTCTGTTTGAGCGCGGCGTGGGGTAAACACTTGGGGATCGGGGTTGATGTGCACGTTCATCGCATTACCAACCTCTGGGGTTGGAATAAAACCAAAACGCCCGAGGAGACGAGGAAGGCGCTTCAATCGTGGTTGCCGGTTGAAAAATGGCATGAGATTAATAAGTTGCTTGTTGGGCTTGGACAGACAGTTTGTTTGCCTGTCAAGCGTCGCTGCGGAGATTGTGATCTGGCTGGCTTACAACTTTGTAAGAGTGAGATTAGGGGACTGGAGCCGACGATGCTGAAGGTCAAGAAAAGTCCTGAGATTGATGAGCCCAAGGTTAAGATTGAGGCTCTTTGATTGAGACTTGGCTGCTTTGAATTACTCGTTCTCTTTATGTTTTCCATCCTTTTCTGGACTGGAAAATGTGGCACAGACTTGTTCGCTTGATACATTTCCTTAATGAAGGTCTGATGTGATCATGCTTCGTCGAAGAAACGCCAGCCTCTGAAACTGTGGCTTTGTGGCATGATATATGGATCAAACGCCGCTAATATTTCTTTGATGCGACCTCCCAATAttcttttggggggggagATGTGCCCGCTTGACTAGCCATGCTGTATTCCTAAATCATTATTGGTGCCGTTGACTTCCAAGCCTAATTCTCGGTGTTTCACCTTCCCCATCACAGGTCACGATGGCCAAAAGACGAATGAGATCTGTTCGTCAACCAACCTCCGAGTTTAGGACGAGTTTAAGTAAGGACTCAATCTCGTCATCTTGGACTCGAAGAGCAAAAGGGTCTGTTGCCACACATGTAAGTGGTTTACCCTCCTCACCCGTCGATGTAGGCTTTCGTGAATGGCATTCTGTTTTCGCACGCTCAGCCGGCTGGACCGTCGCGAACAACTCCCAGCAAATATGacgatatttttttttcccgtcCGACATAGGGACATTCAGACATTCCACACAACCCCGTCAGGAACTGAGAGCTCTGATCAAACAACAATATTGTTTTGGACAGTAATGACCCGGATATTGAGAATTTATCCTGCGATCCTGAACGTTCATACCTATTCATGTGCTTAATGGAATCAATCAACGGAGAGCTTCAGCGGCATTGTTACTCGCACAGACCTGCTTCCCTTAGGAACGCTTCCAGTCAAAGATCGACTACAAATCTTGTCGTATACAGCTGTTGATGATTTCCTACCATCTCTCGTTTCTATGCGCGTCAACATAGATGGATCCTATGCAGGTTCATCCGTGTCTATTTGCATCGAGGAGTTGAGAGTTTAAAGAGAGAGGTGCACTGTGTTGAGAAATAGTGGCCATCTTTAGCGGAAGCCACATCGCAGATTCTATCCATATTTCTTTTAACCACACTATTCCCTTCCCTCGTTGCACTTAAATTACATGAGCTTCACTCTATGTGCCTCGAGATTGATGTTGAACTGTCAATTTTTACAACTTTTTGCGCCTGTCGTTCCAAACCCTCGAATAGTGAAGGTACTTAGATTGCTATATCACAACCCAACGGTGTTTGATCTTTGCATTCGAACTCACATCAAAAGACCGTTCAGTGGCGGTTGCAACGCTCTAAATGACCTATGAGATCGGCTGGCTCATCGTTTGGGAGGGTCAAGAATAACACTCGACCCGTTAAGCAACCAACTGCCACCGTTGTCGTCGCATGTGTAACGAATGGAGGCCTGAAGTGTGTCCGATTCTCCAAAGGAATTCATCGAAGATTGATTCTTCTCCTGGTTATCCAGGTGTGGTCTTTACTGAAGTTATCGACTCCTTGCTCTGGCTGAGGCGCCAAATTCTTAGAGGAAGACCGGATAGGGGTAGTCGATTTCAGATCAAATACACCGCGATTGATATGCAGGTAATGCACATTTGCCTCATCAAAGCGGATGTCAAGAGGAGATCCGACACCAGGAGTTGACGCATACTTTCCCATGGCCAGATCCCAAACTTTGACCGTCTTGATATTTGACCCTATGGACAGGCAATGTCCATCCCAGACCACGCAATCGAGAATCCCGAATCACTATACCCCTTTAGACTCATATCCTGGCCAGTGGCTGGGTTTCCAATCATGACTCCCCCTATCAAGTGATCCTGACGCGAGCCGACTTCCATCCCGAGACCATGCAATCTCGTAGACTGGCTCGGCATGCCTCTTCAAGGCCGATTTTCTCTGTCGAGGCGCCGAATTCCACATCGCAATCCTTTAATCCCGTGACGCTGGTGCTATCTGGCTTCCATCCGGGGACCAGGAACTGGACGTGACTGCCCCGCTATGTCCTTCTAGAGTCGATGTGCACTGTTCGCTGTCTGAGTTCCAGATCATGACGACCCCGTCATTTGATCTTGGTACGATCCACTTTGCATCCCGGGACCAAGAAATCGCCAAGACCAGGCTGTCAGGTCCTTCGAGGGTCGTTGTGCATCGTGAAGTGGCCGGGTTCCAGATCTTCATTGTCTTATCATTTGATCCCGGTGTGGGTCAACTTCTGTTGTGACACCAAGCAGTGGAGAGAATAACAACTCTGTCTGTGCCCTATACGTGTTGATGTACACAACGCGCATTTGATATATCCCAGATCTGGAATGTCAGATCACCTGACCTTGATGCGAGCCAGATCTTGTCCGAAGAAAAGGTGATGCTGTAGACTGAGCTGGGCCCTTAAACAATCAATGTGCAATGCCCAGTTTCTAGGTCCCAGATCCTGATTGGATCACCATTCATCCCTCAGACGAGCTGGTTCCTGTCACCCAAGACTTTGGTCCCATCTATAAAGTGGGAGACCGAGAGGTGTTCCGGCCAAACGGGTTCGTTTGCAATGTAAGATGTAACGTTATTGTGCCGTGTTTCTTGCACATGCAAAACGGTCTCGTGGTGATGTGTTTGGAAGATGTGCATGATCAAGCCAAGCATACAAAAAAGACCTCTTCTGTGTCACAATCATAATGGGGTGTAGTACAGAGCCACCTAAAATACCACACTTCCTTGAGTATCACATTGGGCGAGCTGAAAAAGATGTTGCCGCTAGGAATGTGTCACTGCATGGGCGCTTGCTGCTCGAGCCAACATAAAATGGGATCCTCAGTAATGAAACACTATGTGTCCAGCTGGTCATATTTGTCCAATCAGTATTTCTATACAATATCGCATGTGAAAACCACAGTATCGAGCACAGATCTATCCATGGTTTTACCGGAAGGATGTGGATATCATGGGGCGATGGTCGACTTCTACTTTGTCTATTTAGTGTAAGTGAAACTTCGTAATTAGACTGCTGAATTTCTAGTTATCGTTCTAGGTATATCTGGGGGTTGCTATATGTGTGACACTATGCGAACTATGTATGAGTGCTCAGCATAGGTGACCCATGTATCGCTATTTTTTTACAACCTATCCATTTCCTGAATTGTTAAAGTTGCATGGGAAAAGATCAAAGATAATTATTTGGACTTTAATAGGATTTGAAGGTGCCGGTATCGTCCGTCGAGTCACGGACCTTGTTCTCACTTGTGTCCACCGCCAGAGTTGGACTTATATATCCCTCTTTACCGTGAAGGATATACTCGGAAACACCCAGCTACACGTCAGGCCTGCCATTGGCGATGTGATAGTCGCTTCATCAACTTGAAACACTTCGGGCATGATCAGTCTTAGCTGATGCCAGAGACGCCCGCATGGGTATGGACATTTGTAGATAGGGTCGTATCGGGGAATACCCAGATTGGCTCGATTTAACCACTAGATCAGATCTGACACATTCTGTTAACCGCGCGCCCCCTTAAATTTCGTTATCTCTCTTGTGCTAGATTTAGACCAATTTTCGATTTGGGGAGATGCTCTAGGCCCTAGACAACAACCAAGTGGTAAAGCAGCCTGGACCTTTTCCACATCATGCAATAAAGAACGAATCCCTATTCCGTTAAAGAATAAAGGACCAACAGGACGAAAAACGCTATACTCCATACTCTATACTGATATTAACACCAAGTAAAATATAAGATGATGCCTTTGGATGCCCTGATATCCCGTCAACCAATAACAACCCGATCTCGGAAATAAGCAAACGAAGCTTCTTTATCCCCGGCCCGGTCCCCGAACCAAGTCTAACAACCCGTGCCAGATGTCATTGGCACCAACCAAGGCACCTCTACGGGAGCACCTATTTTATCTTCGATctcaccacctccacaaaACCAGGGTGACTGAACAAATGACCCCTCCAACCCCAATCCCAATCCCCCGCTTCGCCACAACCCAACTCGCCCTCCTCCACGAAGAACACGCCGCCGAAGTCTCCTCCTCAAAACTCGCCAGCACAGCTGCAACAGTCTCGCCATCAACCCGCCGAACTCTCCAAGCAACTGGCTATGCCCTAACAGGCCTGATCCTCTCACAATGCCGAACCGGTCTCGGCGGGCGCGTCGTCGGCGAGTTCGCCCCGGACCCAGCAGTTGCGTCAGAAGAGTCCCGGTCCGCGGATGGAACGCCTCGACTTGGGTCGCATGGGATTCGCGTCGGGGATGTTGTAAGGGTTAGTGATATTGCGGGGTCAGGGAAGAGGGCCGGCGGAAAGGACAAagatagagagagagagaaagataCGGAGAAGGGGGTTGAGGGCGTTGTCACGCGTACTGGTGATCGCGCTGTGTGGATTGCGTTTGGGCGGCAGGGTGGTGGGGGGATGTCcaaggaggaggatgaggcTGTGGAGGAGCTTTGGGGGAAGAAGGTGTGGGCTATGAAGCTAGCTAATGATGTTACGTATAGGAGGTGTGTTGGTTGGGTTGATTGGAATTAGGATCGCTGGGTTGCTGACTTCGGCCTAGGATGAGGCAAACTATGGAGAAGATGGTCAAGATGACGGAGACAGAATACTCGCATTTCATGCGTGTTGCGTTTGGGCATACGACACCGCTACAGCTGGATTCGGAGGCGTGTGGACCTGTGGAATTTACCGATCCCACGCTCAATGATTCGCAGAAAGATGCTATTCGGTTTGCGCTGGCGGCGCGGGACATTGCTTTGATTCACGGTCCGCCGGGGACGGGAAAGACACATACGCTTATTGAACTGATTTTGCAATTGGTTCGGCGGAAAAAGCGCGTTCTAGTGTGTGGCCCGTCGAATGTTTCTGTTGATAATATCGTGGAACGTCTGGCTCCCAAGAAGGTTCCTGTTGTGCGTATTGGTCATCCGGCTCGTCTGCTGCCTTCCGTTCTTGAGCATTCTCTTGAAGTCCTTACGCAGACCTCTGATGCTGGGGGAATCGTGAAGGACATTCGCAAAGAGATTGATGAGAAACAGGCAAGTATCCGCAAGACCCGGTCTGGTCGCGAACGACGAGGTATTTACGATGATTTGAAGTTACTTCGGAAGGAGTTCCGACAGCGGGAGTCCAAATGCGTGGACAACCTGGTGCGCGAGAGTAGCGTGGTGCTGGCTACCCTTCACGGTGCTGGAGGTCATCAACTCAAGAACCAGAAATTTGATGTCGTTATTATTGATGAGGCGAGTCAAGCTCTTGAAGCGCAATGCTGGATTTCTCTTCTGGGTGCAGAGAAGGTGGTTCTTGCTGGTGACCATCTGCAATTACCACCGACCGTTAAATCCACTGGACAGAAGCCTAAGGAAAATAATTCCAAAGGCACCGAGGACAAGACGGACACCAATACCGATATGGAGATATTGAAGGGTGTTTCTCTCGAACGCACATTGTTCGACCGTTTATTAGCCCTGCATGGACCGGGGATCAAACGCATGTTGACCACTCAATATCGCATGCATGAGAAGATTATGCGATTCCCCTCAGACGAACTCTACGAGGGCAAGCTGATCGCCAGCGATGCAGTCAAAGACCGTCTACTAATCGACCTACCCTACGACGTAGAGGGCACAGACGACACGCAGGAACCCCTGGTATTCTGGGACACGCAAGGTGGAGATTTCCCCGAAAAGGCAGAAGATGAAATAAGTAAAAAAGGAGTCTTGCTTGGAGATAGCAAAAGCAACGAGATGGAAGCCATGGTGGTCGCCAGACACGTGGACAATTTGATTAATGCGGGCGTCAGACCCGAGAGCGTTGCCGTTATCACCCCCTACAACGGACAATTGGCTCTACTGTCGCGCATACTACGAGAGAAGTACCCCGGTCTTGAACTTGGCAGCGTGGATGGATTCCAGGGCCGCGAGAAAGAAGCCGTCGTGGTGAGCCTGGTGCGCAGCAATGCGGAACGAGAAGTGGGTTTCCTGGGCGAGAAGCGACGATTAAATGGTATGCTTCCCCCCTCCTTCCCTATTTTTTCCCTGGCAGTATGTGCCGGTGCTCTACCTGCAGCAATTTCAACATGTCACTAACTCTGCTGCACGTAGTGGCCATGACGCGGCCCAAGCGGCATTTGTGTATCTGCGGAGATTCGGAGACGATCAGTCAGTAAGTGCGGGATAAGCTACTGAGGTCGAGGAAGTTCGATAGTGTAATGCTGATCGACATTCTTTATTATTTTTCACAGCGGGAGTAGCTTCTTGAAGCACTGGATGGCCTTCCTCGAAGAACATGCCGACCTACGATACCCTGATGCTGGAGATTTATTATAGCCATCGGGACTTTTCGGCGCAGATCGAGAACCCCCATTTGCAAGTTCCAGAACAATGTCGATCTctgtacggagcacggagtactccgtgggAACGGCATCGATTTCCAAGTTTAAATTTAGCCCGGATGCACGGCCTATGTAAGGGATGAGCAGGGGGTCGACCCAACTTAAACAACTCAAATACTTTCCCCCCGAAATCCATTtgggagaggaagaaacGGTATTTTGAAACGTCCAGTTAGACGATTATTTCTGCAATGTGGCGTCGGAGATGCATTTCCCAAAACAGGATAGGGCGGTTGATTCTTCCAATCTATGACCGAGGGCCACGATTGAGAGGGGCTCTCACATTAAACAAAACACCTACGTGGGCTAATGGATTCTTTGAAGTTGAAACTATTCAAACTGTGTCGTGTCACTTGGTCAGTCCGTGCGAATAATAGCATTTCCCATTTGTTTCCGAGCATTCTACTttttgaggggggggggtgtaTTTTGAGATGCTCCTGAGAGTCTATAAAAGTAAAGACACGATTGCAAATCTTTTAATTACTCCTAATTCCACTTTTCCTCTTTGGCTCTTTACAAGCTGTGGCGTGCAGAACTCCCCGGTGTGGGGACAATAGCTTCTCTGTGTCTCTCCCTAATCTCTAACTTCTCCCCTTTGTTTCTCCTCTCTCAGCCTTCGTCTTTTTATCACTGTCTCTTTGTTTCTTATGAGATTAGCAAACGGGGAGAACCGTGATCATTATGTTCCTGATCATATCCGACACTGTAAGTTCCGTTTGTCTCACTTTGGGTCTTCAGCTAACATGCGTTTGATAGCTTTCCATAGTCTCAATCGACTAATTCCGGCCTTTATTCAAATTCGTTGATACCCTGATACCCTTCGATACATATTTTCCCGACATTCGCTTGAaatctttcctttttctATTCTTTTGCGCCATATACCCATATCGCTTGTAATGATCAGAATCGACATCTTACCCGTACCTTCTATGCCCACCGGTTGTCGAACCCTCCGTACCCCGTCGCCATGTCGAGACGCCCCGCGCGATCCATAACGAGCGCCGGCAGCGAGTCCATTCGGAGTATCCCCCAACGATCGTCTCCCCGAGGAGAGCGCTCCGGCTCGAACCCTGCATCTTACCTTGGAGACAATGATGATACCGCACTGCCGTCAATGGAATTCCAATCCCAACCCTCCATTGCCCATCGCCGAACGGGGAGTACCTTGAAAACGGTCATGCGCAAGATCTTCAACCGCAAAAGGCAAAGTCAGCCtgatgaactggaagagaGCCCATATGAATCTGCCTTTGTGATACCACCGATGCGGAGAG
Protein-coding sequences here:
- a CDS encoding Peroxin 4, encoding MASRKELARAMKRLGDEIRAYDNVENETFLFLRPVNDEDLLHWEAVLKGPAGSAYEGGLWHLSIEIPPKYPFAPPTIIFTNKILHPNIDFNEGKICLSVLTSEHWTPAGNLETTLRAIQQLLTDPNPDSPLNVEISVLLRKGDIAGYESLVRYLTEEQRWEEPRNPRR
- a CDS encoding DNA repair protein Ntg1, putative, producing MRTSRTSRDTAKVVQALSPPIRRQTRNSNLSDLKSFVYNPKATPNITIEPENVSVTLSLSAIKSDDESSFSDLSEADTADIEDLLAPPSKRQKRNASPINRRAPRVPRKAIVKKEPDQKPTPAPKQRRLPARTTRGIDGSVKVEPPSNWETMYEIVKKMRAANPTAPVDTMGCAELYWRASSPIDRRFQTLIALMLSSQTKDTVTAVAMQRLHTELGDATPPAQDITIKQEDDDSNPTDSTLNLSNILAVDPTRLNELIRTVGFHNNKTKYIKAAALILRDQHNGDIPSTPEGLMALPGVGPKMAYLCLSAAWGKHLGIGVDVHVHRITNLWGWNKTKTPEETRKALQSWLPVEKWHEINKLLVGLGQTVCLPVKRRCGDCDLAGLQLCKSEIRGLEPTMLKVKKSPEIDEPKVKIEAL
- a CDS encoding DNA helicase, putative, with amino-acid sequence MTPPTPIPIPRFATTQLALLHEEHAAEVSSSKLASTAATVSPSTRRTLQATGYALTGLILSQCRTGLGGRVVGEFAPDPAVASEESRSADGTPRLGSHGIRVGDVVRVSDIAGSGKRAGGKDKDREREKDTEKGVEGVVTRTGDRAVWIAFGRQGGGGMSKEEDEAVEELWGKKVWAMKLANDVTYRRMRQTMEKMVKMTETEYSHFMRVAFGHTTPLQLDSEACGPVEFTDPTLNDSQKDAIRFALAARDIALIHGPPGTGKTHTLIELILQLVRRKKRVLVCGPSNVSVDNIVERLAPKKVPVVRIGHPARLLPSVLEHSLEVLTQTSDAGGIVKDIRKEIDEKQASIRKTRSGRERRGIYDDLKLLRKEFRQRESKCVDNLVRESSVVLATLHGAGGHQLKNQKFDVVIIDEASQALEAQCWISLLGAEKVVLAGDHLQLPPTVKSTGQKPKENNSKGTEDKTDTNTDMEILKGVSLERTLFDRLLALHGPGIKRMLTTQYRMHEKIMRFPSDELYEGKLIASDAVKDRLLIDLPYDVEGTDDTQEPLVFWDTQGGDFPEKAEDEISKKGVLLGDSKSNEMEAMVVARHVDNLINAGVRPESVAVITPYNGQLALLSRILREKYPGLELGSVDGFQGREKEAVVVSLVRSNAEREVGFLGEKRRLNVAMTRPKRHLCICGDSETISHGSSFLKHWMAFLEEHADLRYPDAGDLL